The genome window GCCGAGCAGGTTCTGACGGAAGCGGCCCTGCTTGCCCTTGATCATGTCGGACAGGGACTTGAGCGGACGGCCGTTGGTGCCGGTGATGGCGCGGCCGCGGCGGCCGTTGTCGAACAGGGCGTCGACAGCCTCCTGCAGCATGCGCTTTTCGTTGCGGATGATGATCTCGGGAGCACCCAGCTCAAGCAGGCGCTTGAGGCGGTTGTTCCTGTTGATCACGCGGCGGTACAGGTCGTTGAGGTCCGAGGTGGCGAAACGGCCGCCATCCAGGGGAACCAGGGGGCGCAGCTCGGGCGGAATGACCGGAATAACTTCCATGATCATCCATTCCGGCTTGTTGCCGGATTCGAGGAAGGCCTCCACGACTTTCAGCCGCTTGGTGATTTTCTTCTTCTTGGTCTGGGAGCGGGTGCTCTGGGCTTCCTCGCGCAACTCGTGGCGCAGGGATTCCAGCTCGATGGCTTCCAGGAGCTTGCGCACGGTTTCCGCGCCCATGCCCACTTCAAGCGCATCCTCGCCAAAGTGCTCGATCACCTGGAAGTACTGATCTTCGGAGATGATCTGGTGCTTCTTCAGCGGGGTTTCGCCCGGCTCCAGAACGATGAAGGAGTCGAAATACAGCACCTTTTCCAGGTCGGCCATGGTGATGTCCAACAGGGTGCCGATCTTGGAGGGCAGAGTCTTCAGGAACCAGATATGCGCCACGGGAGCGGCCAGCTCGATGTGGCCCATGCGCTCGCGGCGAACCTTGGATGCGATAACTTCAACGCCGCACTTTTCGCAGACAATGCCGCGGTGCTTCATGCGCTTGTACTTACCGCAGTTGCATTCGTAGTCCTTGACCGGACCGAAAATCTTGGCGCAGAACAGACCGTCGCGTTCAGGCTTGAACGTACGGTAGTTGATCGTCTCCGGCTTCTTGACCTCACCGAAAGACCATTCCCTGATCTTTTCGGGTGCGGCAATGGAGATTTTCATCGACTTGAGGCCCTTGCCCGCCAGTGCGGCGTTGGGGGCTCCGCGCAGAGTGAACAGATCGTCCAACGTCATCTGTAGTCCCTCTTGCTAAATGTTATCTCATGCCCGGCCGGGCGAACCCGGCCGGGCCTTATCAACTCTTTTCGACCGTCCTAGGAAATGACCGGACGCTTCTGGACGAACTCGTCGCGGCCGGGACGGCCTGCCTTCTCTTCCTGCTCCAGGGTCACGTCCAAGCCGAGGGACATGAGTTCCTTGATCAGAACGTTGAAGGACTCGGGCAGACCGGCTTCAAGGAAGTTGTCTCCCTTGACGATCTTCTCGTACATCTTCACGCGGCCCTGCACATCGTCGGACTTGACGGTGAGGAACTCCTGTAGGAGGTAGGCCGCGCCGTAGGCTTCCAGTGCCCAGACTTCCATTTCCCCGAGACGCTGGCCACCGAACTGGGCCTTACCGCCCAGAGGCTGCTGGGTAACCAGGGAGTACGGGCCGGTGGAACGGGCGTGGATCTTTTCGTCGACCAGGTGGTGCAGCTTGAGCATGTACATGACGCCGACGGTAACCCTGTTATGGAACGGTTCGCCGGTGCGGCCGTCGTACAGGATGATCTTGCCGTCGTCGGGCTGGCCGGCGCGCTCCAGGAGCCGCCAGATTTCTTCTTCAGTGGCGCCGTCAAAGACCGGGGTCTTGGTGATGATGCCTTCGCGGGCCTCGCGGACCACCTTGACGAAATCGTCGTCGTCCAGGCCGTCCACCAGTTCATCGATGGTCTTGGACTGGAATATATCTTTCACTTCGGCCCGCACATCCTTGAGTACGGAGCCTTCATCGAGCATTTCGTTGATCTGCTCGCCAAGCTTCTTGGCGGCCCAGCCCAGGTGGGTTTCCATGATCTGCCCGATGTTCATACGGGAGGGAACGCCCAGGGGGTTGAGCACGATGTCCACGGGAGTGCCGTTGGCAAAGAACGGCATGTCCTCTTCGGGAAGGATGCAGGAAACAACACCCTTGTTCCCGTGGCGTCCGGCCATCTTGTCACCCACGGCCAGCTTACGCTTCACGGCCACGTAGACCTTGACCATCTTGATGACGCCCGGAGGCAGATCGTCGCCTTCGGTCACCTTCTCGCGCTTCAGGTCGTAGATGTTCTTGATGAACTTCACCTGATTTTCGTAGTCGGCCATGATGTCGCGGACAGCTTCGTTGCCGCCCTTGTCAAAACAACCGGCGAGCTTCTTCACGGGCACGGGAGCCAGCATTTCCTCGGTGACCTTTTCGCCGGACTTGCCCACCACGTTCTTGCGGGCATCGACTAGGTCCTTGGCCAGCTTGGTGCCGACAACCACTTCAGCGATGCGCTTGCGGGTGCCTTCGCCCAGGGCCGCCATGTGCTTGGCTTCCTTCATGTCGAACTTGGCGAGTTCGTATTCCTCGATGGACTTGGTGCGGTCGTCCTTGTCGCCGGAACGGCGGTTGAAGACCTTGACGTCGATGACCGTACCCTCGATTCCCGGCGGAACCTTAAGGGAGGTGTTCTTCACGTCGCGCGCCTTGTCGCCGAAGATGGCGCGAAGCAGCTTTTCTTCCGGGGTGAGCTGGGTCTCGCCCTTGGGCGTGATCTTACCCACCAGAATATCGTCGGGCTTCACCTTGGCGCCGAGGCGGATGATGCCGCACTCGTCCAGGTTGCGAAGCATTTCTTCGGAAACGTTGGAGATGTCCCGGGTGACTTCTTCGGGTCCGAGCTTGGTGTCGCGGGCGACGAGCTCGAATTCCTCCACATGGATGGAGGTGTAGACGTCCTCCTTGACCATGCGTTCGGAAATAAGGATGGAGTCCTCGTAGTTGAAGCCGCACCAGGGCATGAAGGCGACGGTCAGGTTCTTGCCGATGGCCAGCTCACCCTTGCTGATGCTGGGTCCGTCGGCCAGGACGTCGCCCTTCTTGACCACCTGTCCGACCTGCACCACGGAGCGCTGGCCAAAACAGGAGTTCTGGTTGGACTTGTGCCACTTCTGCAGTTCGTAATGCTTGGAACCGCCGGTCTTGGCAGCAAAGTCCTTGTCGTAGTTCATGATGACGCGTTCGGCGTCGACATAGTGAACCACGCCGTCCTCTTCCGCCAGGATACAGGCGCCGGAGTCGCGGGCCACGGGGCCCTCCATGCCGGTGCCGACCAGGGGCATGTTTGCCCGCAGCAGGGGCACGGCCTGGCGCTGCATGTTGGAGCCCATGAGTGCGCGGTTTGCGTCGTCGTGCTCCAGGAAGGGGATCAGTGCCGCGGAGATGGAAACGGTCTGGCTCGGGCTGATGTCCATGAAGGTGATTTCATCATTGGCAGCCATGAGCGGGTCGCCATCCTGGCGGGCCTGGACGCGGGGGTTCACGAAGTTGCCCTTCTCGTCCAGCACGGCGTTGGCCTGGGCCACTACTTCGCCATGCTCGCGGGATGCGTCCATGTATATGATTTCGTCGGAAACCTTGCCGTCGCCAGCGGTGCGGTACGGGGTCTCGATAAAGCCGTAGTCGTTGACCTTCGCGTAACAGGTCAGGGACACGATAAGACCGATGTTCGGGCCTTCCGGAGTCTCAATGGGGCAGATGCGGCCGTAGTGCGAGGTATGCACGTCGCGCACTTCGAAGCCCGCGCGTTCGCGGGTCAGGCCGCCGGGGCCCAGTGCGGAGAGACGGCGCTTGTGCGTCACTTCGGAAAGCGGGTTGGTCTGGTCCATGAACTGGGAGAGCTGGGAAGTGCCGAAGAACTCCTTGAGCACGGCTGCAACCGGCTTGGGGTTGATCAGGTCGTGCGGCATCAGAGTGGCCACTTCCTGCAGGCTCATGCGCTCCTTGATGGCGCGCTCCATGCGGACCAGGCCGATGCGGTACTGGTTTTCCACCAGCTCGCCCACCGGACGGACTCGGCGGTTGCCGAGATGGTCGATATCGTCAGCCGGACCGTGGGTATCCTTGAGCATCATCAGCTCTTTGAGAGCCTGAAGAATGTCCTCGTTGGTCAGGGTCCGGGTGTTCTTGTCCACGTCGAGCTTCAGGCGGCTGTTCAGCTTGTAGCGGCCGACCAGGGAAAGGTCGTAGTAGTCGGCGCTGCGGAACAGGTTCTCGAAGAAGCTGGAAGCGATCTCCGGAGTGGGCGGAGAGCTGGGACGCAGGCGGCGGTAGATCTCGATCTGGGCCTGGTCCATGCTGGAGGTCTTGTCCAGCATCAGGGTGTCGCGCAGGGACGAGGAAACATCGGCCCCCAGGGTGTGCAGCACGGAAATTTCCGCAATGCCTGCCCCGTTGATCTTTTCGATGCTGTCCACGGTGATTTCGGCAGCCACCTCGACGAGGACCTCGCCGTTTCCGTCCACGATGTCCCGGGCGGCAAACTGGCCGAGCAGGGAATCGGGGTCCACCTCAATGGCCTCGACGCCCGCCCGCAGGAGCTTGCGCCAGACGGCCTTGGTGATGGGATCGCCCTGCTTGCAGAGCACCTTGCCGCCGTGCTCGATCTCGGCGTAGCAGGGTTCCTTGCGGAACTGCTCTTCCTTGACCTTGCGCAGCAGACGGCCGCCTTCGAAGATGTAGTCTTCGGTGTCGTAATAGTAATCGAGGATGTCCTGACGGGTGAGGCCCATGGCCTGCAGCAGGATGGTGGCGGGCATCTTCCTGCGACGGTCGATGCGCACGTACAGGATATCCTTGTGGTCGAAATCGAAATCGAGCCACGAGCCGCGCATGGGAATGATGCGCGCGGAGTACAGGACCTTGCGGCTGGAGTGGGTCTTGCCGGAATCATGCTCGAAGATGATGCCCGGGGACCGCTGCAGCTGGTTGACGATGACGCGCTCGGTGCCGTTGATGATGAAGGTACCCTTCTCGGTCATCAGCGGCAGCGTGCCAAAGTAGATGTCCTGTTCCTTGATGTCGCGGATGGTGCGGTTGTCAGTTTCTTCGTCGACATCGAAGACAACCAGGCGAACCTTGATGCGGATGGGGGTTTCGTAGGTGAGACCCTTGGAAATGCACTCGGCCTGATCGTACTTGGGTTCGCCGATCTCATAACTGACGAACTCAAGGCTCGCGGTCTTGTTGAAATCCTCAATGGGGAAGACGGAACGGAAAACCCCTTCCAGACCGAAATCGCCCCGGCTTGCGGGCGGGATCTCTTCCTGAAGGAACTTCAGATAGGAGTCCACCTGCAACTCAAGGAGATGCGGAATGGGCAACTGGTTGCCGATCTTGCCAAATTCTTTTCTAAGCTGACCCATTGTACCCTCTGCGAGTAGTTATGGTGTTCGGACGGGACATCGGTGTTGCCTGAATAAGGGCCCTTGGGCGCCACCGACGCCGATCTAAAAAAATTCGAGAAGAAAATTCTTGGTTTGAACGAAGCCTGATGCTCCGTCCTGGGAGCTACGGGAGTGATCCCTGGCCAAAGCGCCAATGATCATCATGCCACAAACCTATTCAAAGCGATATTATATATATAGACAACACAGAGAGCGCATGCCCCGAGACAAAGGGCTTGCGCTCTCTGCGAATAAACGCAAGTAAGCGAATTTACTTGACTTCAACTTCCGCGCCGGCTTCTTCCAGCTGCTTCTTGGCTTCTTCAGCCTCTTCCTTGGAAACGCCTTCCTTGAGCGGCTTCGGAGCTTCGTCAACCAGAGCCTTGGCTTCTTTCAGGCCCAGGCCGGTGATGGCGCGGACAGCCTTGATGACGGCGATCTTGTTGCCGCCGGCGCCAGCCAGGATGACGTCGAATTCGGTCTTTTCGTCTTCGCCACCGGCGGCATCGCCACCAGCAACCGGAGCAGCCACAACGGCGGCAGCCGGAGCAGCGGCTTCAACGCCGAATTTATCTTCAAGTTCCTTGATGAACTCGGAGAGTTCCAGGACGGTCATGTTACCGATGAATTCTACAACCTGATCTTTGGTGATATCAGCCATTGTAATTTCCTCCTAAAGGGATACTAAAAACGCTTTGAATTGGTTCTACGCAGCCTGCTGCTCTTTCTGGTCCTTGATGGCTACCAGAGCATACAGGAACTTGCGCTCAATGTTGGCGAACAGAGACACGAAGTTGCGGGGCACGGCCTGCATGGTGCCAAGCACGGAGCTGAGAAGCTCGGGCTTGCTGGGCATCTTGCTGAGCTCTTTGATGCCGTCCGCGTCAAGATACTTGCCTTCGAGGGAACCGTACTTCAGCTCAAACTTCTTGCTGGTCTTCGCAAAGTCAGCAAGAACTTTGGCCAGTGCGACGGGGTCTTCATAACCCAGTGCAAAAGCGCAGTTTTCCTTCAGGTGTTCACCCAGTTCACCGTGTTCGGTGTCCTTGAGTGCCAACCGGGCCAGGGTATTCTTGACGACTTGGAAATCGACTCCGGCTTCAAAGCACTTGCCGCGGAGAGCGGTAAGCTCTTCAACGGTCATGCCCTTGAATTCGGAGACGACGGCGATGCTCGCGCGTGCAGCCTTTTCGTGGAACTGCTCGATGATTTGGGCTTTTTCTTGCCTGTTCATCATCACTCCTCGTCGTTCGGCCCGGAAAGCTGTCAAAGCGTTGTCTCGGCAGGATATTGAGGGACACGGTCCCACCTGCTTTCTCTGACGATACTTCCCGTGCGTATCATGAACCCCGCCGGACGAATCCGGCGGGATACCTACCAATTATTAACCGTCAATGAACTTCTTGATGGTCAGCGGATCGATCTTGATGCCGGGGCCCATGGTGGTGGCCACTGCCAGGGACTTCATGTAGGTGCCCTTGGCGGAAGACGGCTTCATGCGCTGAACCGTGTCCAGAAGCGCGCGCAGGTTTTCCAGCAGCTTGTCGGCCCCGAAGGACACCTTGCCGATGGGTGCGTGCAGCACGCCGGCCTTGTCGACCTTGAATTCGACCTTACCGGCCTTCATTTCGGAAACGGCCTTGCCGATCTCGAAGGTGACGGTGCCGGTCTTGGCGTTGGGCATCATGCCACGGGGGCCAAGAACACGACCGATCTTACCGACCAGGGCCATCATGTCAGGAGTTGCGACAGCCTTGTCGAAATCCATCCAGCCGCCCTGAATCTTTTCCACCAGTTCCTCGGCGCCTGCGAATTCGGCACCGGCTTCCTTGGCTTCGGCTTCCTTTTCACCCTTACAGAAGGCCACGACGCGAACGTCCTTGCCCAGACCGTTGGGGAGAGAAACCGCACCGCGGATCATCTGGTCGGAGTATTTCGGGTCCACGCCCAGGTTGAGAGCGATATCAACGGTCTCGTCAAACTTGGCGTAAGCCTTTTCCACTGCCAGCTTCACACCATCTTCAACCGCGACGCGCTGCTGCGCATCCAGGCCTTCGACGGCATTACGATATTTTTTTCCGTGCTTCGGCATGGCAGTCCTCACTATTTCACTTCGATGCCCATGCTACGCGCAGTGCCCATGATGGACTGCATAGCGGCATCGATATCATTCGCGTTCAGGTCAGGCATCTTCAGCTCGGCGATTTCACGGACCTGGTCCATGCTCACCTTGCCAACCTTGACTTTGTTGGGCTCACCGGAACCGCCGGACAGCTTGGCTGCCTTGAGCAGCAGCGTGGATGCGGGCGGAGTCTTGGTGATGAAGGAGAAGCTGCGATCCTGGTACACGGTGATGACGACCGGGATGAGCATGCCCTTCTGGTCCTGGGTCTTGGCGTTGAACGCCTTGCAGAATTCCATGATGTTGACGCCGTGCTGACCGAGAGCCGGGCCGACCGGCGGAGAGGGGTTCGCAGAGCCGGCAGGAATTTGCAGCTTGATTTTACCAATTTCTTTTTTGGCCATGATATAATTCCTCGATGAGAAAATTCGCGTTGTGCGCGGAGCGGGCTATCCTTTGTCGACCTGAACGAAATCCAGCTCGACAGGAGTCTGACGCCCGAAGATGGATACGGAGACGCGAAGCTTCCCCTTGTCGTAATTGACTTCTTCCACAACACCGTTGAAGCCGCCAAAAGGACCGTCGATAACACGGACCTCGTCGCCGCGCTCGAAGTTGAACTTCGGACGGGGCTTTTCCTGACGGGCTTCCATCATGCTGAGGATATTTTGCGCTTCGCTGTCCCGCATCGGAGTGGGACGGTTTTTTCCGCCCACAAACCCCGTGACGCGGGGAATGGACTGAATCAGATGCCACGAATCGTCGGTCAGGACCATCTTGATCATGACGTAGCCCGGGTAGAACTTGCGGGTGGAGGTTTTACGCTCCCCCTTGACCAGTTCCACGACCTGCTCGGTCGGCATGACAACTTCCTCGATGAGGCCGTTGTCCTGGCCGGTGCGCATCATTTCCCGGATGGTCTTTTCGACACGCTGCTCAAAGCCGGAATAGGTATGAACAATATACCAGCGGCCCTTTCGCTGCGTCGGTTCACTCATGACGTCTGTAGGATTCACTTCAGTCTAGCCTCAATGGGATTAGGAAAGAATGACCGAGACGAGCTTGCTCAGCCCAAGGTCGACCAAGCCCAAATACAGGGCGATAACCAGGGTGACAACCACGACTGCCACGCAAGTGGAGACGGTTTCCTTCCGGGAAGGCCAGACCACTTTCTTGATCTCGACCTTGGACTCCTCGAAAAAGGTCATGAGCTCACGGAGTTTCCCCATGAGCCCGCCCTGGACTTCGGCTGCCTGAGGCGCCGCTTTATTGCCTTTCTTTCTGGCCATATCTTCTCAGCATCCCAAAAATTTAAAGTGGCAGGGGTGGAGGGATTCGAACCCCCAACCTCCGGTTTTGGAGACCGGCACTCTAGCCGTTAGAGTTACACCCCTGCTTTATCGAAACTACTTGGCTTCTTTATGAAGAGTATGCTTCTTGTCCCAAGGACAATACTTCTTCATTTCGATGCGACCGGTAGTATTCTTCTTATTCTTCTGCGTGGCGTAGTTCTTACGCTTGCACTCGGTGCACTGCAGTTGAATGTTGACGCGCATGTCTTACTCCAGAATTTCGGTGACAACACCGGCGCCCACGGTACGGCCGCCTTCGCGGATAGCGAAGCGAAGACCGGTTTCCATGGCGATGGGAGCGATCATCTGCACCTCGAAGGTTGCATTGTCGCCGGGCATGACCATTTCCACGCCTTCTTCCAGGGTGACGACGCCGGTAACGTCGGTGGTGCGGAAGTAGAACTGCGGACGGTAACCAGAGAAGAACGGGGTGTGACGGCCGCCTTCGTCCTTGGACAGAACGTAAACTTCTGCCTTGAACTTGGTGTGCGGGGTGATGGAACCCGGCTTGGCAGCAACCTGGCCGCGTTCAACTTCGTCACGCTTGATGCCGCGGAGCAGCAGACCAACGTTGTCGCCGGCTTCGCCCTGGTCCAGGATCTTGCGGAACATTTCAACGCCGGTGCAGGTGGTCTTGGCGGTGTCGCGGATACCCACGATTTCGATTTCTTCACCAACGGTGATGCGACCACGTTCAACACGACCGGTAACAACGGTACCGCGGCCGGAGATGGAGAACACGTCTTCGATGGGCATCAGGAACGGCTTGTCGACTTCGCGCTGCGGCTCGGGGATGTAGGAATCCAGAGCGTCAAGCAGGTCGTAGATCGGCTTGGCAGCCGGATCGTCGGCGGAATCGCATTCCAGAGCCTTCAGAGCGGAACCCTGAATGACCGGGCAGTCGTCGCCGGGGAAGTCGTACTTGGAAAGAAGTTCGCGAACTTCGAGCTCAACCAGTTCGAGCAGTTCTTCGTCATCAACCATGTCGCACTTGTTAAGGAAGACGACCATGGCCGGGACGCCGACCTGACGACCGAGCAGGATGTGCTCACGAGTCTGCGGCATGGGACCGTCGGTGGCTGCGCAAACGAGGATAGCGCCGTCCATCTGAGCTGCACCAGTGATCATATTCTTGATGTAGTCAGCGTGGCCGGGGCAGTCGACGTGTGCGTAGTGACGGTTGGCGGTTTCGTACTCGACGTGAGCGGTGGCGATGGTGATACCGCGTTCCTTTTCTTCCGGAGCCTTGTCGATTTCGTCGAATGCGACGTATTCGCCGTGGCCAGCCATGTGGGCCAGCTTGGTGATGGCTGCGGTCAGGGTGGTCTTACCATGGTCGATGTGACCGATGGTACCGACGTTTACGTGCGGCTTACTGCGCTCGAATTTAGCTTTACCCATTGCAATTCCCCCTAGAATTTCTGGTTTTGTTCACTTTCGGTAAAAATACTATGGAGCCCACAAGCAGAATTGAACTGCTGACCTCATCCTTACCAAGGATGCGCTCTACCTACTGAGCTATGTGGGCCCGTATATTAGCTTCGCTTGAGAGGCATGAGGAACGGCGGGACTGTGAGGTTGGAGCGGGAAACGAGACTCGAACTCGCAACCCTCAGCTTGGAAGGCTGATGCTCTAGCCAATTGAGCTATTCCCGCTCACTTTCCTGTAGTCACCAGCAGGCCCTATGTCCTACCTCCTACAGCGCGGCTTTTACTATGGTGGTGGGGGGAGGATTTGAACCTCCGAAGGCGTACGCCGACAGATTTACAGTCTGTTCCCTTTGGCCACTCGGGAACCCCACCATGTCAAATATGGAGCTGGCGATGGGACTTGAACCCGCAACCTGCTGATTACAAATCAGCTGCTCTACCAATTGAGCTACGCCAGCCCGGGGACGAATCCTTTACGTCGAACTGACCTTGATTGCAAGGCTTTTTTGGAACAATTTCTAAGTTTTGTTCCGGCGTCTCTTTCGCCAGAGAACGGAGGTGTTTAAGCGGTAATCGGCCGCGTTGTCAACCCCGAAGTTCCATTTTTTTCCCAAAAGGCCGTTTTTCCTCTCTTGAAAAGCAATAATCCATTTAAAATCAAGCGATTAAGCCCACAACGATTAGCTACTGGTCGTTAGTCTTACATTATATATTTGAAATGTTCAAACGAAACCCGCCTTTTTCCCGTTATATTCCGTGGCTTGCCGCCCTACTCCCGCCGAGAATCACCTTCCGCCCATAGGGCGGCCTGAAACGGATTCCTTTTGACTGTTCGGAAAACACGCTATATGAGCAACCCGTCATGACAACATTCGAAATCACACCGGACAGCCCCTGGCTGGCCCCGCTCGCCGGCTACTCGGACCTGCCCTTCCGCCTCCTGTGCCGCAGCCACGGCGCCGGGGTGACCTGTTCCGAGATGGTCAGCGTCAAGGGCCTGTCCTTCAAGAACTCCGGCACGCGGCGGCTGCTGAACACCTGCCCCGACGACGAGCCCGTGGTAATCCAGATATTCGGTGCCGAGCCGCAGTACTTCCCGGAGACCATGGAAAAGCTCGTGTCCATGGGCTTCCGCAACTTCGACCTCAACTGCGGCTGCGCCGTGCGCAAGGTCATGAAGTCCGGCAGCGGCGTGGCGCTCATGCGCGACGTGGGCCTTCTGGTGCGCATTGCCGGGATCATGGTGGAAAAGGCCGCACAGCATCCCGACGGCGGCCGGGTGGGCGTCAAGTTCCGCCTGGGCCCGGAATACGGGGACGAGACCTATCTGGACCTGGCCCCGCGCCTGGAGGACATCGGCGTGAACTGGGTGACCATGCATCCGCGCTACGGCAAGCAGCTCTTTCGCGGCGACGCCGACTGGAACAAGCTCAGGAAACTCAAGGACACGGTATCCATCCCGGTCATCGCCTCGGGCGACCTGTACACGGCCCGGGACGGGGTGCGCTGCATCGAGGAAACCGGCGTGGACGGCGTCATGTTCGCACGGGGTGCCATGTTCGACCCCACCATCTTCGACCGCTTCCGCGCCCTGCGCGCCGGACGCGAGATGCCGCCCCTGGACGGGACGCTTTTGGCGGAAGTGGTTCGTCAACACATCAAATTCACTAAAGATTATGAGGGAGATGGCCGATCATTCCGTAAGATACGCTCCATCATCCCGCGCTATGCCAAGGGACTGGAGGGCATCCGGGCCCTGCGGGGCAGGCTGAACCAGTGCGCAAGCTGGGAAGATCTTGAAACAGCCGCCTCGGAGATCGAAACCATGAAAAAAGCAGACAGAATTTCTACCCCTGTTGACGACAACTGCCTGTAAAGTTTATCAGGACCTATATTAACAATCCGAGTGATACGGAAAACGGAGAGATCATGGCCCCGAACAAAGACGGAATCCTGCTCGAAGCCGGAACCAACGAGCTTGAAATTGTTGAGTTCTACCTTGAGGAAGTACCCAAGGGAAAAGATAGCAACGGCAATGTCGTCATCGAGGAAACCGAAGACGGCGAAAACGGCCCGAAAAAGAGCAAGAAAGCCTACTACGGCATCAACGTCGCCAAGGTGCTGGAAATCATCCGCATGCCCGAAGTGACGGAAATGCCGGAGGTATCCCACCATTCCGTGCTGGGAGCCTTCAACCTGCGCGACCGCATCATCCCGCTCCTGGACCTTTCCGCATGGCTCAAGAAGAAGCGCGTGGAAAACGAGCCGCCCAAGGTCATCGTCACCGAATTCAACAACGTGACCTCGGCCTTCATGGTTTCGGGCGTGACCCGCATCCACCGCATCAGCTGGGAAGACGTGGAAGCGCCCAACAAGTACGTCTCCGCCCTGTCCAGCGAATCCATCACCGGCGTGGTCAAGTTCAAGGACCGGCTGGTGTTCATCCTGGACCTGGAACGCATCGTGGCCGAGCTTAACCCCAGCCTGCGCCTGAAGCTGGACGAAAACGTGGTCTTCGATTCCAAGGCCCATTACCGGGCCCTGATCGCTGACGACTCCCCGCTCATCCGCGAAATGATCCGCGACCTGCTGCAGCAGGCCGGATTCCAGGTGGAAAAGACCAACAACGGCCGCGAATGCTGGGATCGCCTCAAGGAACTCAAGCAGCACGCCACCGACGAGGGACGCCCCATTTCCGACTACGTGCAGGTCATCATCTCGGATATTGAAATGCCCATGATGGACGGCCACAACC of Salidesulfovibrio onnuriiensis contains these proteins:
- the rpoB gene encoding DNA-directed RNA polymerase subunit beta, whose protein sequence is MGQLRKEFGKIGNQLPIPHLLELQVDSYLKFLQEEIPPASRGDFGLEGVFRSVFPIEDFNKTASLEFVSYEIGEPKYDQAECISKGLTYETPIRIKVRLVVFDVDEETDNRTIRDIKEQDIYFGTLPLMTEKGTFIINGTERVIVNQLQRSPGIIFEHDSGKTHSSRKVLYSARIIPMRGSWLDFDFDHKDILYVRIDRRRKMPATILLQAMGLTRQDILDYYYDTEDYIFEGGRLLRKVKEEQFRKEPCYAEIEHGGKVLCKQGDPITKAVWRKLLRAGVEAIEVDPDSLLGQFAARDIVDGNGEVLVEVAAEITVDSIEKINGAGIAEISVLHTLGADVSSSLRDTLMLDKTSSMDQAQIEIYRRLRPSSPPTPEIASSFFENLFRSADYYDLSLVGRYKLNSRLKLDVDKNTRTLTNEDILQALKELMMLKDTHGPADDIDHLGNRRVRPVGELVENQYRIGLVRMERAIKERMSLQEVATLMPHDLINPKPVAAVLKEFFGTSQLSQFMDQTNPLSEVTHKRRLSALGPGGLTRERAGFEVRDVHTSHYGRICPIETPEGPNIGLIVSLTCYAKVNDYGFIETPYRTAGDGKVSDEIIYMDASREHGEVVAQANAVLDEKGNFVNPRVQARQDGDPLMAANDEITFMDISPSQTVSISAALIPFLEHDDANRALMGSNMQRQAVPLLRANMPLVGTGMEGPVARDSGACILAEEDGVVHYVDAERVIMNYDKDFAAKTGGSKHYELQKWHKSNQNSCFGQRSVVQVGQVVKKGDVLADGPSISKGELAIGKNLTVAFMPWCGFNYEDSILISERMVKEDVYTSIHVEEFELVARDTKLGPEEVTRDISNVSEEMLRNLDECGIIRLGAKVKPDDILVGKITPKGETQLTPEEKLLRAIFGDKARDVKNTSLKVPPGIEGTVIDVKVFNRRSGDKDDRTKSIEEYELAKFDMKEAKHMAALGEGTRKRIAEVVVGTKLAKDLVDARKNVVGKSGEKVTEEMLAPVPVKKLAGCFDKGGNEAVRDIMADYENQVKFIKNIYDLKREKVTEGDDLPPGVIKMVKVYVAVKRKLAVGDKMAGRHGNKGVVSCILPEEDMPFFANGTPVDIVLNPLGVPSRMNIGQIMETHLGWAAKKLGEQINEMLDEGSVLKDVRAEVKDIFQSKTIDELVDGLDDDDFVKVVREAREGIITKTPVFDGATEEEIWRLLERAGQPDDGKIILYDGRTGEPFHNRVTVGVMYMLKLHHLVDEKIHARSTGPYSLVTQQPLGGKAQFGGQRLGEMEVWALEAYGAAYLLQEFLTVKSDDVQGRVKMYEKIVKGDNFLEAGLPESFNVLIKELMSLGLDVTLEQEEKAGRPGRDEFVQKRPVIS
- the rplL gene encoding 50S ribosomal protein L7/L12 yields the protein MADITKDQVVEFIGNMTVLELSEFIKELEDKFGVEAAAPAAAVVAAPVAGGDAAGGEDEKTEFDVILAGAGGNKIAVIKAVRAITGLGLKEAKALVDEAPKPLKEGVSKEEAEEAKKQLEEAGAEVEVK
- the rplJ gene encoding 50S ribosomal protein L10, with amino-acid sequence MNRQEKAQIIEQFHEKAARASIAVVSEFKGMTVEELTALRGKCFEAGVDFQVVKNTLARLALKDTEHGELGEHLKENCAFALGYEDPVALAKVLADFAKTSKKFELKYGSLEGKYLDADGIKELSKMPSKPELLSSVLGTMQAVPRNFVSLFANIERKFLYALVAIKDQKEQQAA
- the rplA gene encoding 50S ribosomal protein L1 → MPKHGKKYRNAVEGLDAQQRVAVEDGVKLAVEKAYAKFDETVDIALNLGVDPKYSDQMIRGAVSLPNGLGKDVRVVAFCKGEKEAEAKEAGAEFAGAEELVEKIQGGWMDFDKAVATPDMMALVGKIGRVLGPRGMMPNAKTGTVTFEIGKAVSEMKAGKVEFKVDKAGVLHAPIGKVSFGADKLLENLRALLDTVQRMKPSSAKGTYMKSLAVATTMGPGIKIDPLTIKKFIDG
- the rplK gene encoding 50S ribosomal protein L11, with amino-acid sequence MAKKEIGKIKLQIPAGSANPSPPVGPALGQHGVNIMEFCKAFNAKTQDQKGMLIPVVITVYQDRSFSFITKTPPASTLLLKAAKLSGGSGEPNKVKVGKVSMDQVREIAELKMPDLNANDIDAAMQSIMGTARSMGIEVK
- the nusG gene encoding transcription termination/antitermination protein NusG encodes the protein MSEPTQRKGRWYIVHTYSGFEQRVEKTIREMMRTGQDNGLIEEVVMPTEQVVELVKGERKTSTRKFYPGYVMIKMVLTDDSWHLIQSIPRVTGFVGGKNRPTPMRDSEAQNILSMMEARQEKPRPKFNFERGDEVRVIDGPFGGFNGVVEEVNYDKGKLRVSVSIFGRQTPVELDFVQVDKG
- the secE gene encoding preprotein translocase subunit SecE, with amino-acid sequence MARKKGNKAAPQAAEVQGGLMGKLRELMTFFEESKVEIKKVVWPSRKETVSTCVAVVVVTLVIALYLGLVDLGLSKLVSVILS
- the rpmG gene encoding 50S ribosomal protein L33, coding for MRVNIQLQCTECKRKNYATQKNKKNTTGRIEMKKYCPWDKKHTLHKEAK